A window of Halomonas sp. H10-9-1 contains these coding sequences:
- a CDS encoding IS3 family transposase (programmed frameshift): MSKQKRNTHSPELKAKVALEAVRGLKTANEIAQEFGVHPVQVGQWKKALLADSATLFDKKRGPKPKPEYQTDEKLYGEIGRLKMELDWLKKKFRDQPAMIRRSWIDATDQVPLARQCALADVARSTVYAQRQPKVPADLNIELCHALDEIYTRWPFYGSRRMVVELGRRGFRVNRKRVQRLMRHMGLAGMAPGPMTSQSHPDHKVYPYLLRGVSVTRPNQVWSTDVTYIRLAHGFVYLVAIIDWYSRKVLSWRLSNTMDAGFCVDALESALRLHGAPEIFNSDQGSQFTSQAFTGVLKDAGVTISMDGRGRAFDNIFVERLWRTVKYEDVYLKGYASLGELTLGLSDYFAFYNVQRPHQSLENQTPDDVYQSGLGGGASIPDHFGRQKDAAQNQNTGQRCAAATMAETIT, encoded by the exons ATGTCGAAGCAGAAACGTAACACCCACTCGCCGGAGCTGAAGGCCAAGGTCGCCTTGGAGGCGGTCCGTGGCTTGAAGACGGCCAACGAAATCGCGCAGGAATTCGGGGTCCACCCTGTCCAGGTCGGCCAGTGGAAGAAGGCGCTGCTGGCTGACTCGGCCACCTTGTTCGACAAGAAGCGGGGTCCCAAGCCCAAGCCTGAATATCAGACCGACGAGAAGCTCTACGGGGAGATCGGCCGCCTGAAGATGGAGCTCGACTGGCTGAAAAAAAAGT TCCGGGATCAACCTGCCATGATCCGCCGCAGCTGGATCGATGCGACCGACCAGGTGCCCCTGGCTCGACAGTGCGCGTTGGCAGACGTCGCCAGATCAACGGTTTATGCTCAGCGACAGCCGAAGGTGCCAGCGGATCTGAATATCGAGCTATGCCACGCGCTCGATGAGATCTACACGCGCTGGCCGTTCTATGGCAGCCGTCGGATGGTGGTGGAGCTGGGGCGGCGTGGCTTTCGGGTCAACCGCAAGCGTGTTCAGCGTCTAATGCGCCACATGGGGCTGGCAGGCATGGCGCCAGGCCCTATGACCAGCCAATCGCACCCAGACCACAAGGTCTATCCGTACCTGCTACGCGGCGTATCGGTCACACGCCCGAATCAGGTGTGGAGCACCGATGTCACATACATTCGGCTGGCACATGGCTTCGTGTATCTGGTGGCGATCATCGACTGGTACAGCCGCAAGGTGTTGAGCTGGCGGCTGAGCAATACCATGGACGCCGGCTTCTGCGTCGATGCTCTGGAAAGCGCTCTGCGGCTGCATGGCGCGCCGGAGATCTTCAACAGCGACCAGGGCTCTCAATTCACGAGCCAGGCCTTCACGGGAGTGCTCAAGGACGCGGGCGTCACCATCAGCATGGACGGCCGTGGCCGGGCGTTCGACAACATCTTCGTCGAGCGGCTATGGCGGACGGTCAAGTATGAAGACGTGTACCTGAAGGGCTATGCGAGCCTCGGCGAGCTGACCCTCGGTCTATCCGACTACTTCGCGTTCTACAACGTCCAGCGCCCTCACCAGTCGCTGGAGAACCAGACCCCGGACGACGTTTATCAGTCGGGCCTCGGGGGCGGCGCTTCCATTCCTGACCACTTCGGTCGTCAGAAGGATGCCGCACAGAACCAAAACACAGGGCAGCGCTGTGCAGCTGCAACCATGGCTGAGACGATAACTTAA
- a CDS encoding ABC transporter substrate-binding protein, translating to MMRRRILSAVLGSMLMAGAAQAETVTLGISQIVEHPALDASRQGALDELAERGYVEGDNLEVDFQNAQGDTSIAAQIARKFAGDRPDLVLAISTPSAQAAASALQDDTPIVFTAVTDPLVAKLVSDMDAPGGNITGVVDAPPLEAQLQLIRDMFPAAERLGVIYNPGEANSVSQAEKLNALAPGLGFELVEVTASRTSEVMGAARSLAGRVDAIYVPVDNTVVSALESVLKVGYDADIPVFTGDNSSVERGALASLGFSYYDMGRQTGEMIARILGGEQAGDLPVGTVEKFELILNRDAAEQIGYEIPAEFEEQAVEIFDQ from the coding sequence ATGATGCGGCGTCGAATCCTCTCCGCGGTGCTGGGCTCCATGCTGATGGCCGGCGCGGCACAGGCCGAGACCGTCACCCTCGGCATCTCCCAGATCGTCGAGCACCCCGCCCTGGATGCCAGTCGCCAGGGCGCCCTGGACGAGCTTGCCGAACGCGGCTATGTAGAGGGCGACAACCTCGAGGTCGACTTCCAGAATGCCCAGGGTGACACCTCGATCGCCGCCCAGATCGCCCGCAAGTTCGCCGGCGACCGCCCCGACCTGGTGCTGGCGATCAGCACGCCCTCGGCCCAGGCCGCGGCCTCGGCACTGCAGGACGATACCCCCATCGTCTTCACCGCCGTCACCGACCCGCTGGTCGCCAAGCTGGTGAGCGACATGGACGCCCCCGGTGGCAATATCACCGGGGTGGTGGACGCACCGCCGCTCGAGGCGCAGCTGCAGCTGATCCGCGACATGTTCCCCGCGGCCGAGCGGCTGGGCGTGATCTACAACCCCGGCGAGGCCAACTCCGTCTCCCAGGCCGAGAAGCTCAATGCGTTGGCGCCTGGCCTCGGCTTCGAGCTGGTTGAGGTGACCGCCTCGCGCACCTCCGAGGTGATGGGCGCGGCACGCAGCCTGGCCGGTCGCGTGGATGCCATCTACGTGCCGGTGGACAACACCGTGGTCTCGGCCCTGGAGAGCGTGCTCAAGGTGGGCTACGACGCCGACATCCCGGTGTTCACCGGCGACAACTCCTCCGTCGAGCGTGGCGCCCTGGCCTCACTGGGCTTCAGCTACTACGACATGGGCCGCCAGACCGGCGAGATGATCGCGCGCATCCTGGGTGGCGAGCAGGCCGGCGATCTGCCGGTGGGCACCGTCGAGAAGTTCGAACTGATCCTCAACCGTGACGCCGCCGAGCAAATCGGCTACGAGATCCCGGCCGAGTTCGAGGAGCAGGCGGTCGAGATCTTCGACCAATAG
- a CDS encoding ABC transporter permease, which yields MSLIAFLGAIELGLIFGFVALGVYLSFRVLDFPDLTVDGSFPLGAAVAAVWIVGGGNPWVGTALAVVAGAMAGTVTAWMAVKLKILNLLASILSMIALYSINLRVMGRPNIALLTDDTIFTPLESLPVSRYVIFPLAILAGLAVVTVLLNRFLNSEVGLAMRATGENARMASGNGINTSVMVLSGMALSNALVALGGALFAQSQGSADVTMGVGTIVVGLAAVIGGQSLIPGRTILVATLACIFGSILYRLMVAVALNADFIGLKAQDLNLVTALLVGFALVLPRLKLRRRSA from the coding sequence ATGAGTCTTATCGCCTTTCTGGGGGCCATCGAACTTGGCCTCATCTTTGGTTTTGTGGCGCTCGGCGTCTATCTCTCCTTCCGTGTTCTGGACTTTCCCGATCTCACCGTCGATGGCAGTTTCCCGCTGGGCGCTGCCGTGGCGGCGGTGTGGATCGTCGGCGGTGGCAACCCCTGGGTAGGTACTGCCCTCGCCGTCGTTGCCGGCGCCATGGCGGGCACGGTGACCGCCTGGATGGCGGTGAAGCTCAAGATCCTCAACCTGCTGGCGTCGATCCTGTCGATGATCGCGCTCTACTCGATCAACCTGCGGGTGATGGGGCGACCCAATATCGCGCTGTTGACCGACGACACCATCTTCACGCCGCTGGAGTCGCTGCCGGTCAGCCGCTACGTGATCTTCCCGCTGGCGATTCTCGCCGGCCTGGCGGTGGTCACCGTGCTGCTCAATCGCTTCCTCAACAGCGAGGTGGGCCTGGCGATGCGGGCCACCGGCGAGAATGCGCGCATGGCCTCGGGCAACGGCATCAACACCTCGGTGATGGTGCTCTCCGGCATGGCGCTCTCCAATGCCCTGGTGGCCCTGGGCGGCGCGCTGTTCGCTCAGAGCCAGGGCAGCGCCGATGTGACCATGGGCGTGGGCACCATCGTGGTCGGGCTGGCGGCCGTGATCGGCGGACAGTCGCTGATCCCCGGACGCACCATCCTGGTGGCCACCCTGGCCTGCATCTTCGGCTCCATTCTCTATCGCCTGATGGTGGCGGTGGCGCTCAACGCCGACTTCATCGGCCTGAAGGCCCAGGACCTCAACCTGGTCACTGCCCTGCTGGTCGGCTTCGCGCTGGTGCTCCCGCGGCTCAAGCTCAGGAGGCGTAGCGCATGA
- the pglZ gene encoding BREX-1 system phosphatase PglZ type A — MQLDQLQNGLRNAFFTDSHRLVFWYDPPGHFAEALDDLSLNGVQVLNMAGQSTFGVKLRLELEESETPTLLYFPYAEPAPEDDWLLDIKLYSGRFYADQLSMIFNELGLTRHALREHLAQRQAFLGSRKRIEALKRLVTPEMDEDGLDLAMCAAVVGAPAGDIATLLFHLGDEAVAEETGLEGNPSSLEEMAKYALVPSLVRALQLEVGYPATQAELSGEAPLPFGQLMLRLLTTGYCESISEIPDWAQSHAIASVNARATSRALLSRWRDSSRFYPAFDVISGWVAEALRIEDKIRDVPLERLANVATFEVVEKQIIVDLCQAIPQADVRDLEMFRGIIAERLDGYWASRHKNDERRARYRQLYAALSAAIDLFALRQRHLNGFHYESVEALYHAYSTELYRFDTAYRHYAVASDSTGVELLKKLDEAVERCYDEWFLGQLTRNWSERIDAEGRLHDWKLPRIPNQQHFFRDVVRPHLDAHRNKRLVVIISDAFRYEAAEELRERINAKRYSEATLSSQLGVVPSYTTLGMASLLPHRELSYQPGSDNVLVDGKSSQGTENRSQRLSAAVSGQAMAVTAEEVRGWSREQGREAIKGMQLVYVYHNVVDARGDTASTESETFAAVEDAIEELDTLTRKILMHLNTSTVLVTADHGFLFQRSKLDATDRTSLTEKPAGAFKSKKRYVLGTSLPNNPSVWHGHTRETAGTTCETEFWIPKGAHRFHFISGARFVHGGIMPQEIVVPVLTVKQLRGEKVEKRTRRKVDVISPKASLKMVNNIQRFELLQTEAVSEQLKPITLAVAIFEGTEAVSSEETVTFDSTSDNMNERMKSVRLSLSGTDFDRKRDYFLVLRDKDLGTELERYRVVIDLAFTDDFF; from the coding sequence ATGCAGCTCGACCAACTCCAGAATGGGCTCCGAAACGCCTTCTTCACTGACAGCCACCGCCTGGTCTTCTGGTACGACCCGCCTGGCCACTTCGCCGAAGCGCTGGATGATCTGTCCCTGAATGGCGTTCAGGTCCTCAATATGGCCGGGCAGTCTACCTTCGGGGTAAAGCTGCGCCTGGAGCTTGAGGAGTCCGAGACGCCGACGCTGCTCTACTTCCCCTACGCCGAGCCGGCGCCGGAAGATGACTGGCTGCTGGACATCAAGCTCTACTCGGGGCGCTTCTATGCCGATCAGCTCTCGATGATCTTCAACGAGCTGGGCCTTACACGGCACGCGCTGCGTGAGCATCTGGCACAGCGCCAGGCCTTCCTGGGCAGCCGCAAGCGCATCGAGGCGCTCAAGCGCCTGGTCACACCAGAGATGGATGAAGACGGCCTGGATCTGGCCATGTGCGCTGCCGTGGTGGGCGCACCCGCCGGCGATATTGCGACGCTACTGTTCCATCTTGGCGATGAGGCGGTGGCCGAAGAGACGGGGCTGGAGGGCAATCCCTCTTCGCTTGAGGAGATGGCCAAGTACGCCCTGGTGCCAAGCCTGGTGCGGGCGCTGCAGCTGGAGGTCGGCTATCCCGCAACTCAGGCGGAGCTCAGCGGGGAGGCACCGCTGCCGTTCGGCCAGCTGATGCTGCGGCTGCTGACCACCGGCTATTGCGAGAGCATCTCCGAGATCCCCGACTGGGCGCAGAGCCATGCCATCGCCTCGGTGAACGCCCGAGCCACCTCTCGGGCGCTGCTGTCGCGCTGGCGAGACAGCTCGCGCTTTTACCCGGCCTTCGATGTGATCTCCGGCTGGGTCGCCGAGGCACTGCGCATCGAGGACAAGATCCGCGACGTGCCGTTGGAGCGGCTGGCCAATGTGGCGACCTTCGAGGTGGTCGAAAAGCAGATCATCGTCGATCTGTGCCAGGCGATTCCCCAGGCCGACGTGCGTGACCTGGAGATGTTCCGCGGCATCATCGCCGAGCGCCTGGACGGCTACTGGGCCTCGCGGCACAAGAACGACGAGCGCCGAGCGCGCTATCGTCAGCTCTACGCCGCCCTGAGCGCCGCCATCGATCTGTTCGCCCTGCGACAGCGGCACCTCAACGGCTTTCACTACGAGAGCGTCGAGGCGCTCTACCACGCCTACAGCACCGAGCTCTACCGCTTCGATACTGCCTATCGCCACTACGCGGTGGCCTCTGACAGCACCGGCGTGGAGCTGCTCAAGAAGCTCGATGAGGCGGTGGAGCGTTGCTATGACGAGTGGTTCCTGGGTCAGCTCACCCGCAACTGGAGCGAGCGCATCGACGCCGAGGGGCGCCTGCACGACTGGAAGCTGCCGCGCATCCCCAACCAGCAGCACTTTTTCCGCGACGTGGTGCGCCCGCATCTGGACGCCCATCGCAACAAGCGCCTGGTGGTGATCATCAGCGACGCCTTCCGTTACGAGGCGGCCGAGGAGCTGCGCGAGCGCATCAACGCCAAGCGCTACAGCGAAGCCACTCTGAGCAGCCAGCTCGGCGTGGTGCCCAGTTACACCACCCTCGGCATGGCCTCACTGCTGCCACACCGTGAGCTCAGCTACCAGCCCGGCAGCGACAATGTGCTGGTGGATGGAAAGTCGAGCCAGGGCACCGAGAACCGCAGCCAGCGCCTGAGTGCCGCCGTGAGCGGCCAGGCCATGGCCGTGACCGCCGAGGAGGTGAGGGGCTGGTCCCGCGAGCAGGGCCGCGAGGCGATCAAGGGCATGCAGCTGGTCTACGTCTACCACAACGTGGTGGATGCTCGGGGGGATACCGCCAGCACCGAGAGCGAGACCTTCGCCGCGGTGGAGGACGCCATCGAGGAGCTCGATACGCTGACCCGCAAGATCCTCATGCACCTCAACACCAGCACCGTACTAGTCACCGCCGATCATGGCTTCCTGTTCCAGCGCAGCAAGCTGGATGCCACCGACCGCACCAGCCTGACCGAGAAGCCGGCCGGCGCCTTCAAGAGCAAGAAGCGCTATGTGCTCGGGACGAGCCTGCCCAACAACCCCAGCGTGTGGCACGGCCATACCCGCGAGACCGCCGGAACCACCTGCGAGACCGAGTTCTGGATTCCCAAGGGCGCGCACCGCTTCCACTTCATCAGCGGCGCTCGCTTCGTGCATGGCGGCATCATGCCCCAGGAGATCGTCGTGCCGGTGCTCACCGTCAAGCAGCTGCGCGGTGAGAAGGTCGAGAAGCGCACCCGCCGCAAGGTGGACGTGATCTCGCCCAAGGCCTCGCTGAAGATGGTCAACAACATCCAGCGCTTCGAGCTGCTGCAGACCGAGGCGGTCAGCGAGCAGCTCAAGCCCATCACCCTGGCCGTGGCTATCTTCGAGGGCACCGAGGCAGTCTCCAGCGAGGAGACAGTGACCTTCGACAGTACCAGCGACAACATGAACGAGCGCATGAAGTCCGTGCGTCTGTCGCTGTCGGGTACCGATTTCGACCGCAAGCGTGATTACTTCCTGGTGCTGCGCGACAAGGACCTCGGCACCGAGCTTGAGCGCTACCGGGTGGTCATCGACCTGGCGTTCACTGATGATTTCTTCTGA
- a CDS encoding DUF2442 domain-containing protein → MYWDVKVVRPQPDYTLYVELENGQKGLFDMKPYLDHGIFHELRDRAYFARVDILFGAVTWPNGQDIAPETLLAELKQPA, encoded by the coding sequence ATGTATTGGGATGTGAAGGTCGTCAGGCCGCAACCCGACTACACGCTCTACGTGGAGCTGGAAAATGGCCAGAAGGGTCTGTTCGACATGAAGCCCTATCTGGATCACGGCATTTTCCATGAGCTGCGCGATAGGGCCTACTTCGCCCGGGTCGATATTTTGTTCGGCGCCGTGACCTGGCCCAACGGTCAGGATATAGCGCCGGAAACACTGCTGGCTGAACTGAAGCAGCCGGCATGA
- the brxL gene encoding protease Lon-related BREX system protein BrxL produces the protein MGSTLLLNTHFAGRVVRKDLTQRVKEGANVPVYVLEYLLGMYCASDDQEVIDEGLKNVKTILADNYVRPDEAEKVKSLVRERGSFKVIDRVTVRLNEKQDCYEAAFSNLGIKDAEISAGIVKEHEKLLVGGIWVIATLSYYHEEGQRGSPFGVSQLKPIQMPHMNMEELFEGRRGFTTDQWREVLIRSIGMEPAELDAEVQWHLLARMIPFVENNYNACELGSRGTGKSHIYKECSPNSILVSGGQTTVANLFYNMSSRRIGLVGMWDLVAFDEVAGISFKDKDGVQIMKDYMASGSFARGREQMEASASMVFIGNINQSVESLVKTSHLLTPFPDAMIDAAFFDRFHAYIPGWEIPKMRPSFFTQRYGFIVDYLAEFFREMRKRSFADAIDQHFRLGDNLNQRDVIAVRKTVSGLLKLLFPHGEYHKEDVRHCLEYALQVRRRVKEQLKKIGGMEFYDVHFSYIDKETLEEHFVSVKEQGGGGLIPEGLGKPGVVHTIGLSDKGMPGVYRIELQVTAGSGKLAMSGLWNSTSAKEQVKMAFDYFKANASRISGSSKVLEHDFHLHVVDLQNTGVLRDLALASLVAFSSGLLGRPTQSQMVVLGDMSLGGSLKPVENLAECLQVAFDAGGKRVTLPMSSAMDISTIPAELFTKFQTSFYAEPVDAVVKALGVE, from the coding sequence ATGGGGTCCACTTTACTGCTCAACACCCACTTTGCCGGCCGGGTGGTGCGCAAGGACCTGACCCAGCGGGTCAAGGAAGGCGCCAACGTGCCGGTCTACGTGCTGGAGTACCTGCTCGGCATGTACTGCGCCTCCGACGATCAGGAGGTGATCGACGAGGGCCTGAAGAACGTCAAGACGATCCTCGCCGACAACTACGTGCGCCCCGACGAGGCCGAGAAGGTGAAGTCGCTGGTCCGCGAGCGCGGCAGCTTCAAGGTGATCGACCGGGTGACGGTGCGCCTCAACGAGAAGCAGGACTGCTACGAGGCGGCGTTCAGCAACCTGGGCATCAAGGATGCCGAGATCTCCGCGGGCATCGTCAAGGAGCACGAGAAGCTGCTGGTGGGGGGGATCTGGGTGATCGCCACCCTGAGCTACTACCACGAGGAGGGCCAGCGCGGCTCGCCGTTCGGGGTCAGCCAGCTCAAGCCGATCCAGATGCCCCACATGAACATGGAGGAGCTATTCGAGGGGCGCCGCGGCTTCACCACCGACCAGTGGCGCGAGGTGCTGATCCGCTCCATCGGCATGGAGCCCGCCGAGCTCGACGCCGAGGTGCAGTGGCACCTGCTGGCCCGAATGATTCCCTTCGTCGAGAACAACTACAACGCCTGCGAGCTGGGCTCCCGCGGCACCGGCAAGAGCCATATCTACAAGGAGTGCTCGCCCAACAGCATCCTGGTCTCCGGCGGGCAGACCACGGTGGCCAACCTGTTCTACAACATGAGCTCACGGCGCATCGGCCTGGTCGGCATGTGGGATCTGGTGGCCTTCGACGAAGTGGCCGGCATCTCGTTCAAGGACAAGGATGGCGTGCAGATCATGAAGGACTACATGGCTTCCGGCTCCTTCGCCCGCGGGCGCGAGCAGATGGAAGCCTCCGCCTCCATGGTGTTCATCGGCAACATCAACCAGAGCGTCGAGTCGTTGGTGAAGACCAGCCACCTGCTGACCCCGTTCCCCGACGCCATGATCGATGCCGCCTTCTTCGACCGCTTCCACGCCTACATTCCGGGCTGGGAGATCCCCAAGATGCGGCCGTCATTCTTCACTCAGCGCTATGGCTTCATCGTCGACTACCTGGCCGAGTTCTTCCGCGAGATGCGCAAGCGCAGCTTCGCCGATGCCATCGACCAGCACTTCCGCCTGGGCGATAACCTCAACCAGCGCGACGTCATTGCTGTGCGCAAGACCGTCTCCGGCCTGCTCAAGCTCCTCTTCCCGCATGGGGAGTATCATAAGGAGGACGTGCGCCACTGCCTGGAGTACGCCCTGCAGGTTCGCCGCCGGGTGAAGGAGCAGCTCAAGAAGATCGGCGGCATGGAGTTCTACGACGTCCACTTCAGCTACATCGACAAGGAGACGCTGGAGGAGCACTTTGTCTCGGTGAAGGAGCAAGGCGGCGGCGGGCTGATCCCCGAGGGGCTCGGCAAGCCCGGTGTGGTGCACACCATCGGCCTCAGCGATAAGGGTATGCCCGGGGTCTACCGCATCGAACTCCAGGTCACCGCCGGCAGCGGAAAGCTGGCCATGTCGGGGCTGTGGAACTCCACCTCCGCCAAGGAGCAGGTCAAGATGGCCTTCGACTACTTCAAGGCCAACGCCAGCCGCATCAGTGGCTCCAGCAAGGTGCTGGAGCACGACTTCCACCTGCATGTGGTCGACCTGCAGAACACCGGCGTGCTGCGCGACCTGGCCCTGGCCAGCCTGGTGGCTTTCTCGTCCGGGTTGCTGGGCCGGCCCACCCAGAGCCAGATGGTGGTGCTGGGCGACATGAGCCTGGGTGGCAGCCTTAAGCCCGTGGAGAACCTCGCCGAATGCCTGCAGGTGGCCTTCGACGCCGGCGGCAAGCGCGTCACCCTGCCCATGAGCAGCGCCATGGATATCTCCACTATTCCCGCCGAGCTGTTCACCAAATTTCAGACGAGCTTTTATGCTGAGCCGGTGGATGCCGTGGTGAAGGCGCTGGGGGTGGAGTGA